In Actinomycetota bacterium, a single genomic region encodes these proteins:
- a CDS encoding peptidoglycan glycosyltransferase: LEIPVATSVMPDPARMTLWETAWAGIGQPVGEHDTPGPQSTALQMALVASGIANDGVVMRPHLITRVTDQAGRIISRNRPEGWLEACEPGTAQTVTDLMVTAVTAGTGRAASIPGVSVAGKTGTAEVGGERTPHSWFIGFAPADNPAVAIAVVLENAGPGGRHAAPAARSVLQTALTR; this comes from the coding sequence CTGGAGATCCCTGTTGCGACATCAGTGATGCCCGATCCCGCAAGGATGACACTTTGGGAGACAGCGTGGGCGGGAATCGGCCAGCCTGTCGGAGAGCATGACACTCCCGGCCCTCAGTCGACAGCCCTGCAGATGGCGCTTGTGGCCTCGGGGATCGCCAATGACGGAGTCGTGATGCGCCCCCACCTGATCACGCGAGTCACCGACCAGGCAGGAAGGATCATCTCGCGCAATCGCCCAGAAGGATGGCTTGAGGCATGCGAGCCGGGCACTGCACAAACCGTAACTGACCTGATGGTCACGGCAGTAACCGCGGGCACCGGGCGAGCGGCGTCGATACCCGGTGTTTCGGTGGCCGGCAAGACAGGAACCGCCGAGGTCGGCGGCGAGCGTACGCCCCACTCGTGGTTCATCGGATTCGCGCCAGCCGACAATCCCGCTGTAGCGATTGCGGTGGTGCTGGAAAACGCCGGGCCGGGCGGCCGTCATGCCGCACCTGCCGCTCGCAGTGTCTTGCAGACGGCACTTACCCGATGA
- the pknB gene encoding Stk1 family PASTA domain-containing Ser/Thr kinase encodes MDETEQSVEDMVFGRRYRVTEKIGSGGMAEVYKAVDEVLGRTVAIKVLHSHYSSDPAFVARFRQEAQAAANLSHPGIVNIYDWGQDGEAYYIVMEYVHGADLKELVTKKGPVDPAKVAEYASQVCAALSVAHGYDIIHRDIKPHNIVLTPSGSIKVMDFGIARAGNTQMTQTGSVLGTAHYVSPEQAQGKELTASSDLYSLGVVLYELATGRVPFDAETPVAVALKQVNEDPIPPRQINPSIPSGLEAIILRAMAKSPSERYFSAEEMRRDLSRVAAGRTIEPVIAENMMDATSVMPAVGASGQRPGNPRVRPVPSRRNPWPWIALVTVLLIIAFGTAWGLGAFQTTPMVVLPDLTGMTEQEVTDALEEIGLTVGTVTFEYSEEPSGTVLSQDPTAGTEVEVPSEVSVVFSQGSQRFAVPNLTDLSEAEALAELRKAGFELNTIQREYSDKPEGVVIRQVPAADTFEPQGALVTIVVSRGIELREIPPVTGMSQGDARRQLEAAGFKVKVVEEFSETVARGSVIGQSPDAGASLRVGAEVTIQVSKGKDLVRVPNVIGQREEQAITTLREQGFTVDVQEQVSPDDGIVLTQDPIPDFSAPRGSLVIIYVGVRP; translated from the coding sequence TTGGACGAAACGGAGCAAAGTGTGGAAGATATGGTGTTTGGCCGACGATACCGTGTAACCGAAAAGATCGGCTCTGGAGGCATGGCCGAGGTCTACAAGGCCGTAGACGAGGTTCTCGGCCGCACCGTAGCGATCAAAGTCCTGCACTCCCACTACTCCTCCGACCCCGCATTTGTCGCACGCTTTCGCCAGGAGGCCCAGGCTGCGGCCAACCTTTCCCACCCGGGCATCGTCAACATCTACGACTGGGGACAAGACGGCGAAGCCTACTATATTGTTATGGAATACGTGCACGGCGCCGACCTCAAGGAACTGGTAACCAAAAAAGGCCCCGTCGATCCGGCGAAGGTCGCCGAATACGCCTCGCAGGTGTGTGCCGCGCTTTCGGTGGCGCACGGCTACGACATCATCCACCGCGACATCAAGCCACACAATATCGTTCTAACTCCGAGCGGCTCAATCAAGGTGATGGATTTCGGCATCGCCCGAGCGGGCAACACGCAGATGACTCAAACCGGATCCGTGCTAGGCACCGCGCACTACGTAAGCCCCGAACAGGCGCAGGGTAAAGAGTTGACCGCGTCAAGCGACCTATACTCTTTGGGAGTCGTCTTGTACGAGCTGGCTACCGGGCGCGTTCCCTTCGACGCGGAAACACCTGTGGCGGTAGCGCTGAAACAGGTAAACGAAGACCCGATCCCTCCTCGGCAGATAAACCCATCGATCCCCTCGGGACTCGAAGCTATCATTCTGCGCGCAATGGCCAAGTCTCCGTCCGAGCGCTACTTTTCCGCCGAGGAGATGCGTCGCGACTTGAGTCGGGTCGCGGCGGGGCGCACGATCGAGCCGGTAATCGCCGAGAATATGATGGACGCGACCTCGGTCATGCCGGCGGTAGGCGCATCCGGGCAAAGGCCCGGGAACCCACGGGTTCGACCCGTGCCAAGCCGCAGAAACCCCTGGCCCTGGATCGCACTGGTTACGGTTCTGCTGATCATCGCATTTGGCACCGCCTGGGGACTCGGCGCGTTTCAGACCACCCCAATGGTGGTACTGCCTGACTTGACTGGCATGACGGAGCAGGAGGTGACCGACGCACTCGAAGAGATCGGGTTGACGGTCGGTACCGTCACTTTCGAGTACTCGGAGGAGCCTTCGGGCACGGTGTTGAGTCAGGATCCCACCGCAGGCACCGAAGTCGAGGTGCCGTCAGAGGTGTCGGTGGTCTTCAGCCAAGGATCCCAGCGCTTCGCCGTACCCAACCTGACCGACTTGAGCGAAGCCGAGGCCCTCGCGGAGCTGCGCAAGGCCGGCTTCGAGCTCAATACCATACAGAGAGAGTACTCCGACAAACCTGAAGGTGTCGTTATCCGGCAGGTCCCGGCGGCAGATACCTTCGAGCCGCAGGGCGCTCTTGTTACGATCGTCGTCAGTCGCGGAATCGAGCTGCGAGAGATACCACCGGTAACCGGAATGTCCCAGGGCGACGCCCGCAGACAGCTTGAGGCCGCAGGATTCAAAGTCAAAGTCGTCGAAGAGTTCAGTGAAACCGTGGCGCGAGGATCCGTGATAGGTCAATCTCCCGATGCGGGTGCGTCGCTGAGAGTCGGCGCAGAAGTAACAATTCAAGTCTCCAAGGGCAAGGACCTTGTGCGTGTCCCCAACGTCATCGGCCAAAGAGAAGAACAGGCGATCACGACACTCCGCGAGCAGGGCTTTACGGTCGATGTGCAAGAGCAGGTAAGCCCCGACGACGGTATCGTTCTAACCCAGGATCCCATACCTGACTTCAGCGCACCGCGTGGCTCACTCGTAATTATCTACGTCGGCGTCAGACCGTAA
- a CDS encoding radical SAM protein: MAHVRSLFFKDGPLTAIEDKAVKASMLGRPSEVIWNITNRCNLLCDHCYMAADAKARPAQLTDEETIDIIRQLGESQLPLLFMSGGEPMLRSNFWEMLAEARKYGIQTTISTNATLIDRDAAKRLKAAGVSFIATSLYGPEEFHDALVGVPGTRKRVAEAIKILREEGVGVAVKTALSKDTWPFIYDLIQEAKDLDAGLIYLCDLITSGRSEDGEDNRITAEQWRELADFILEDSIKTVESKQKGLEYDIGAMPSFVPYIAEKLVERGYDITATMERLKIMNACPVGKGHMNINSEGGIMPCQFAQDWTIGNVRDMSVKEAVDSLLSIRKKPVTGKCGECEYLNICYGCRTKAWHAEGDPMGEDPTCMLDPDFQRSERLVRMASPCCVSGACS, encoded by the coding sequence ATGGCGCACGTTCGTTCTCTCTTCTTCAAGGACGGCCCTCTCACCGCGATAGAGGACAAGGCCGTCAAGGCATCGATGCTTGGTCGTCCCAGCGAGGTAATCTGGAACATCACGAATCGCTGTAACCTGCTTTGCGACCACTGCTATATGGCCGCAGACGCAAAGGCGAGGCCCGCCCAGCTGACCGACGAAGAGACCATCGACATCATCCGTCAACTTGGCGAATCACAACTTCCCCTGCTATTCATGTCCGGCGGTGAGCCGATGCTGCGCTCCAACTTCTGGGAGATGCTCGCCGAGGCCAGAAAGTATGGCATCCAGACCACGATATCGACCAACGCCACCCTGATCGATCGTGATGCCGCAAAGCGCCTCAAGGCCGCCGGCGTCAGCTTCATCGCGACATCACTTTACGGCCCGGAGGAGTTCCACGACGCTCTTGTAGGTGTGCCGGGCACCCGAAAGCGCGTTGCAGAGGCAATCAAGATACTGCGCGAAGAAGGCGTCGGCGTTGCGGTAAAGACAGCGCTTTCCAAGGACACCTGGCCATTCATTTACGACCTGATTCAGGAAGCCAAGGATCTGGACGCCGGGCTCATCTACCTTTGCGACCTCATCACTTCGGGCCGCTCGGAAGATGGTGAAGACAACCGCATCACAGCGGAGCAATGGCGCGAGCTTGCGGATTTCATCCTCGAAGATTCGATAAAAACGGTCGAAAGCAAGCAAAAGGGCTTGGAGTACGATATCGGCGCGATGCCCTCATTCGTCCCGTACATCGCCGAGAAACTCGTCGAGCGCGGCTACGACATCACCGCTACCATGGAGCGCCTCAAGATTATGAACGCTTGCCCCGTCGGCAAGGGTCACATGAACATCAACTCCGAGGGCGGGATCATGCCGTGCCAGTTCGCGCAGGACTGGACGATTGGAAATGTCCGTGACATGAGCGTGAAAGAGGCCGTTGACTCCCTGCTGAGTATTCGCAAAAAGCCGGTTACGGGCAAGTGCGGAGAGTGTGAGTACCTCAACATCTGCTATGGTTGCCGCACCAAGGCCTGGCATGCCGAGGGCGACCCCATGGGTGAGGACCCGACATGCATGCTCGACCCTGACTTCCAGCGCTCTGAGCGCCTTGTTCGAATGGCCTCCCCCTGCTGTGTCTCGGGTGCGTGCAGCTGA
- a CDS encoding methylated-DNA--[protein]-cysteine S-methyltransferase, with protein sequence MDLRTRSLQGTLRYNFADCSFGRYIVAWLDGSVCYLAFGNSNAALLAELKARFPAANLIEEPGGPLTDRVAESVENPCLAQDIPVALLGTAFQKLVWAALRQIKPGATATYAEIAAVIGHPTAARAVAQACGANPVAILVPCHRVIGSDGSLRGYRWGVDLKRLLLERER encoded by the coding sequence GTGGATCTGCGTACGCGCTCTTTACAGGGAACGCTGCGTTACAACTTCGCTGACTGCTCGTTTGGCCGCTATATAGTGGCATGGCTTGACGGCTCCGTTTGCTACCTTGCTTTCGGCAACTCCAATGCTGCGCTGCTTGCAGAGCTAAAAGCGCGCTTTCCGGCGGCTAACCTCATTGAGGAACCTGGCGGCCCCTTGACTGATAGAGTCGCCGAATCCGTCGAGAACCCATGCCTGGCACAGGATATCCCCGTGGCACTTCTCGGAACGGCGTTCCAAAAGCTGGTCTGGGCCGCCCTGCGACAGATCAAGCCCGGAGCCACCGCAACGTATGCCGAGATCGCCGCAGTAATCGGGCACCCGACAGCTGCGAGAGCCGTCGCTCAAGCGTGCGGGGCAAACCCTGTCGCGATCCTCGTTCCATGCCACAGAGTCATCGGCTCGGACGGCTCGCTTCGTGGATACCGGTGGGGAGTCGATCTGAAGCGCCTACTGCTCGAGCGCGAGCGGTAG
- a CDS encoding LysR family transcriptional regulator, producing the protein MRILREVASRGGIAAAANALYTSPSAISQQMAVLEREAGVKLLERSGRSVKLTDAGIQLVAHAEHILAILERAQTDLAIIAQGNLPAGPIRVCAFPTAARSILIPAVVSLAQTYPFLEPIVSDLEPEESIPMLKARGMDVVMIYEFDHLAPSIDPGIERHALMNEPMYIALPETDPKATGSLKMTDLADRRWIVGRDGSSLLEIQIHVANQAGYNPLINFHSNDYQVILAAVQAGLGVALVPPLAMFASVPGVVLRIPEDIRVTRSISALVRSGSSKHPSIAAALKALTYASEEASSRSFTPRPIR; encoded by the coding sequence ATGCGCATACTCAGGGAAGTGGCGTCTCGTGGCGGTATAGCCGCGGCTGCCAACGCACTCTATACCTCTCCTTCGGCAATTTCACAGCAGATGGCGGTGCTGGAGCGCGAGGCCGGTGTGAAGTTGCTGGAGCGCTCGGGGCGCAGCGTCAAGCTCACGGACGCAGGAATCCAGCTCGTCGCTCACGCCGAACATATCCTTGCTATTCTTGAAAGGGCGCAGACCGACCTGGCGATCATTGCACAGGGCAATCTTCCCGCTGGGCCAATCAGGGTATGTGCATTCCCCACTGCAGCCAGATCGATACTGATCCCGGCAGTCGTATCGCTAGCCCAGACCTATCCTTTCCTCGAACCAATCGTAAGCGATCTGGAGCCAGAAGAGAGTATACCGATGCTCAAAGCCCGCGGCATGGACGTGGTCATGATATACGAGTTCGACCATCTTGCGCCTAGTATAGATCCCGGAATCGAGCGCCATGCGCTGATGAACGAGCCCATGTATATCGCACTGCCGGAAACCGACCCTAAAGCTACCGGGTCTCTCAAAATGACCGACCTTGCAGATCGACGCTGGATTGTCGGCAGGGACGGCTCGTCACTTTTGGAGATCCAGATACACGTCGCCAACCAGGCCGGCTACAACCCTCTTATCAACTTCCATAGCAACGATTACCAGGTTATTTTGGCAGCGGTGCAAGCGGGGCTTGGGGTAGCTCTCGTCCCGCCTCTGGCGATGTTCGCTAGCGTCCCGGGCGTGGTTTTGCGGATTCCCGAAGACATCAGAGTAACTCGGAGCATATCCGCACTGGTTCGAAGCGGAAGCAGCAAACATCCATCTATAGCGGCAGCGCTCAAGGCGCTCACATACGCTTCGGAAGAGGCCAGCTCCCGAAGTTTCACTCCTCGGCCGATCAGGTAA
- a CDS encoding aldo/keto reductase, which yields MSLSIASTVELSNGVAMPLLGLGTFMITDESQIHDAVLTAVETGYRLIDTASIYKNEEAIGRALRDSGIAREEIFLTTKCWNDEQGYQAAREAFERSCDRLNVGYVDLYLVHWPAAEHYAGTWRALEELYADGRVRAIGVSNFLSAHLEELAKVANIAPMVNQVEFHPRLQEPELVKYCQSHNIQIQAWAPLMRGAIGEVTEILQIARNHGKTPAQVTLRWLLQRGIGTIPKSVHSSRIVENAAIFDFELAEAECALIDSLDSGLRTGRHPDSWGLT from the coding sequence ATGTCACTAAGCATTGCAAGCACGGTCGAGCTCTCCAATGGCGTGGCGATGCCGCTTCTTGGGTTAGGCACATTTATGATCACCGATGAGTCACAGATTCACGACGCTGTTCTGACCGCCGTCGAGACCGGATATCGTTTGATCGACACGGCCTCCATCTACAAAAACGAAGAGGCGATAGGCCGCGCCTTGCGCGATAGCGGTATCGCTCGGGAGGAGATATTCCTGACCACCAAGTGCTGGAATGACGAGCAGGGCTATCAAGCGGCTCGCGAAGCATTTGAGCGTAGCTGCGACCGGCTGAACGTGGGCTACGTGGATCTGTATCTGGTTCACTGGCCCGCCGCCGAGCACTACGCCGGTACCTGGCGGGCGCTTGAGGAGCTATATGCCGATGGCAGAGTCCGGGCCATCGGTGTGAGCAACTTTCTTTCCGCACATCTCGAAGAGCTCGCGAAAGTGGCAAATATCGCCCCGATGGTAAATCAGGTGGAGTTCCATCCGCGCCTACAGGAGCCAGAGCTAGTGAAGTATTGCCAGTCGCATAACATCCAAATCCAGGCGTGGGCACCGCTGATGCGCGGGGCTATCGGCGAGGTTACAGAGATCTTGCAGATTGCCCGAAATCACGGAAAGACTCCAGCGCAAGTGACGCTTCGCTGGCTGTTGCAGCGGGGGATCGGCACTATCCCAAAATCCGTGCACTCAAGCAGGATCGTTGAGAACGCAGCGATATTCGACTTCGAGCTTGCCGAGGCGGAGTGTGCGCTTATCGACTCGCTCGATTCCGGGCTCAGGACCGGTCGGCACCCGGACAGTTGGGGACTTACCTGA